A genomic region of Pseudoalteromonas piscicida contains the following coding sequences:
- a CDS encoding esterase, with protein MNPLLRAVCASFAACVASIASAKAVFPDIPEQINPSAKYVFYSHGYIVEGDNETPIHKRWGKYDFPAIKQALSDDAYTLIAEHRPKGVAPETYTKTLVSKVRNLLDAGVSASNITLVGFSRGGALTIMASDTLKNDAIHYVVLAGCAGLIKSKTEIQLYGKVLSVYETSDQVGSCDFVKARSTNLKSFTELSISTGKEHGAFYLPRDEWLKPVKSWILNH; from the coding sequence ATGAATCCTTTACTACGTGCTGTATGCGCCTCCTTTGCCGCTTGCGTGGCATCAATCGCCTCTGCAAAAGCAGTTTTCCCAGATATACCTGAGCAGATTAATCCATCTGCCAAATATGTTTTTTACTCTCATGGCTATATCGTTGAAGGTGATAATGAAACGCCTATTCATAAGCGCTGGGGGAAATATGACTTTCCAGCCATCAAACAAGCTTTAAGTGATGATGCCTATACGCTAATTGCTGAGCACCGCCCTAAAGGCGTCGCACCAGAAACGTATACAAAAACCTTGGTTAGTAAGGTCCGCAATTTACTGGATGCGGGCGTCAGCGCCAGCAACATTACGCTCGTGGGGTTTTCTCGAGGTGGTGCATTAACGATAATGGCAAGTGATACATTAAAAAATGATGCTATTCACTACGTGGTACTAGCTGGATGCGCTGGGCTTATCAAAAGTAAAACCGAAATTCAGCTCTACGGCAAGGTGTTGTCTGTTTACGAAACCTCAGATCAAGTAGGTTCTTGCGATTTTGTGAAAGCCCGCTCAACAAACCTCAAAAGCTTTACAGAGCTTTCTATTTCAACTGGAAAAGAACACGGCGCTTTCTATCTCCCGAGAGACGAGTGGTTAAAGCCCGTTAAAAGCTGGATTTTAAATCACTAA
- a CDS encoding TetR/AcrR family transcriptional regulator, with protein MAPAPKYDKETQQRMILNAAEQCINESSVTDFTMAKVSLLAGLSMGSIYKFVQTKEDLVMALAYESFTHTSSVFRQVLSLPLSTPERMLAVCLISPQKLKRFSFDYELQSYSTNEAVIKRASEFWTNKIIESCGGCENVFKQALIDGIEAGELQATPDLHDMIEEIIITGWALTVGYEQVLRLQQTKQIVEGTASLLAPLELNDPVIRSTVRLLNSYPWQQPITQDSLVRIEKELQALELR; from the coding sequence ATGGCACCGGCACCTAAATATGATAAAGAAACCCAGCAACGCATGATTTTAAACGCTGCGGAACAATGCATTAATGAGTCTTCAGTCACTGACTTTACGATGGCAAAAGTCTCTTTGCTTGCAGGATTGTCTATGGGCTCAATCTATAAGTTTGTGCAGACTAAAGAAGACCTAGTAATGGCGCTGGCCTATGAGTCTTTTACCCATACATCCAGTGTTTTTAGGCAAGTATTGTCGTTACCACTTAGCACGCCAGAACGCATGCTCGCGGTGTGTCTTATCTCGCCACAAAAGCTAAAACGTTTCTCTTTTGATTATGAATTACAGTCCTACTCTACCAATGAGGCGGTGATAAAAAGGGCTTCTGAGTTTTGGACCAATAAAATTATCGAATCCTGTGGTGGCTGTGAAAACGTCTTTAAACAAGCGCTGATTGATGGCATTGAAGCAGGTGAGTTGCAAGCTACACCAGATCTACACGACATGATAGAAGAAATTATCATCACCGGATGGGCGCTTACCGTAGGATATGAGCAAGTACTGCGCTTGCAACAAACTAAGCAAATTGTTGAGGGCACGGCTTCATTGCTCGCACCACTTGAGCTTAATGACCCTGTTATTCGCAGTACCGTGCGATTACTTAACAGCTATCCATGGCAACAGCCTATCACTCAAGATTCACTGGTACGCATAGAGAAAGAATTGCAAGCGCTCGAGCTTCGTTAA